Proteins encoded in a region of the Nitrospinota bacterium genome:
- a CDS encoding tetratricopeptide repeat protein, with protein MGLALCMIVRNEADIIAETVKSAAPVVDEIVIVDTGSTDATLNIARSLGAKVFQTEWKSDFASARNFALSHVTADWVLSLDADEKISTSDHGRILELVKDESVDVYLLVQRHYLAGPGYDNLKVLTGDYPEMEKGHDGFADNRAQRLFRRRGDIVWDGRVHENLVCNDPKARFNQVPAGVVVHHFGKNISQDKADAKKQAYLQLSRIKAQERPDDAKAQFELGVQLHELGRWDDCIPPFKRAYELDKVYPAALYYIGNSHHKMGRFPEAREYLQKLAEVDPSHADGLASLAAVEAAGGQNQAALECYDRAIAANPGGFNAWFNRGALLLKLGEYTKASESLRGALRLMPGYLPAVYGLWQSEIFCGNFEEAASLAISNNDGRLKEMLLQSARRFIGGGKFEMFRNAFDPIAEALNDAALYAGLGASQLAAGQMDDAERSLAKALEMDAGLNDARVNLGQIKELHRRDIEGARKLYEEAFRRDPANEFLAKKLAGPR; from the coding sequence ATGGGCCTCGCCCTGTGCATGATCGTGCGGAACGAGGCGGACATTATTGCCGAGACGGTAAAGTCCGCCGCGCCGGTGGTGGACGAAATCGTGATCGTGGACACAGGCTCCACCGACGCCACCTTGAACATCGCCCGCTCACTTGGCGCCAAGGTCTTCCAGACGGAGTGGAAAAGCGATTTCGCGTCGGCGCGCAACTTCGCCCTGTCGCACGTCACCGCCGATTGGGTGCTTTCGCTGGACGCGGACGAGAAAATATCCACAAGCGATCACGGGCGGATACTGGAACTTGTAAAAGACGAGAGTGTGGACGTTTACCTGCTCGTCCAGCGGCATTACCTGGCCGGGCCGGGTTATGACAACCTGAAGGTTCTCACAGGCGACTATCCGGAGATGGAGAAAGGGCACGACGGTTTTGCGGACAACCGGGCACAACGGCTTTTCAGGCGGCGCGGCGATATCGTGTGGGACGGGCGGGTGCACGAAAACCTGGTCTGCAACGATCCGAAGGCCCGTTTCAACCAGGTTCCGGCCGGCGTGGTGGTCCATCATTTCGGCAAGAACATCTCGCAGGACAAGGCGGACGCCAAAAAACAGGCGTACCTTCAGTTGTCGAGGATCAAGGCTCAGGAACGGCCAGACGACGCGAAAGCGCAGTTCGAATTAGGCGTCCAGCTTCACGAGCTTGGCAGATGGGACGATTGCATCCCGCCGTTCAAACGGGCGTACGAACTGGACAAGGTGTATCCGGCGGCGCTGTATTATATCGGCAACTCCCATCACAAAATGGGGAGGTTTCCAGAGGCGCGTGAATATCTTCAAAAACTTGCCGAAGTGGATCCGTCCCACGCCGACGGGCTGGCCTCCCTCGCCGCGGTTGAGGCCGCCGGCGGGCAAAACCAAGCCGCGCTGGAATGTTATGACAGGGCCATCGCAGCCAATCCCGGCGGCTTTAACGCATGGTTCAACAGAGGCGCGCTGCTGCTGAAGTTGGGCGAATACACAAAGGCCTCGGAGAGTTTACGCGGGGCGTTGCGGCTGATGCCCGGATATCTTCCGGCGGTGTACGGGCTGTGGCAGTCGGAAATATTTTGCGGCAATTTTGAGGAGGCCGCCTCGCTTGCCATATCTAATAATGATGGCCGTTTAAAGGAGATGCTGCTTCAGTCCGCCCGCAGATTTATAGGCGGCGGAAAGTTCGAGATGTTCAGGAACGCTTTTGACCCCATCGCCGAAGCGTTGAATGACGCGGCCCTTTACGCCGGGCTTGGCGCATCGCAGCTTGCGGCGGGGCAAATGGACGATGCGGAGCGGAGTCTGGCCAAAGCGCTTGAAATGGACGCAGGCCTCAACGACGCCAGGGTGAACCTGGGGCAGATAAAAGAACTTCACAGGCGGGACATTGAAGGGGCGCGCAAGCTTTATGAAGAGGCATTCCGGCGCGATCCGGCCAACGAATTTCTCGCCAAAAAGCTTGCCGGGCCGCGCTGA